From one Dermacentor variabilis isolate Ectoservices chromosome 3, ASM5094787v1, whole genome shotgun sequence genomic stretch:
- the LOC142576350 gene encoding uncharacterized protein LOC142576350, which yields MYTTPCPLTFFMLKFGTIVRFITVVFFIQGAVCQYEALYRRERYCRRLFPPVINSAMGLCTYPCLLLSDELPPQILVNWEPDGTVCKIKDRFSQELKTGHCRRGLCQGTGSYGEIKRIKRGLRSSIDTSQRNNGHAVYTRLNKTAGAPSAATLRRQKIERRRRQMWFDCDCASQTVLHSDTSSLPRAFGSGSRGKRGKRRKVGCRIICIFLVNRYKHDSSWISLFEANSSSDRGGVIANASTRSGGNGTFHGPTGGQTAGVSRRLSAAGLSAHMSGMHGAGIVGSGGIRTTNNLATGPAGVSVTNAATSGGGMKASAVARKGNGTVVGIGTVKNAVSVTVMAGASVGNISHTISSVSGAGSERNRLVGGDATGSPVVVVGGPPDTRKNGISSKGTNGVEVGSMHLGTGSAGIVGNAGRSRTIAGNNSAATGGAPSSVSARGVSGSSVTGAAGIVSTNGNTVSSTDLSGSKTHSPGGASVENDSGVRNTGVGVVGSGASTVVNTTSLPGSALGINSGGLSHESVPNHGSNVVRGAARSTVIGGGTVSTNGSGQGVGSFGRGVAASGEPAFPVSKGAMNAKAMEGGMGSQGGVGSNSRGISNGGGSNVHGNQGGISASGGIVNSTGGNAAVAGSSAGITGMETIRTTLSTTGSSVSATTVTESRRVLTAVSPAGAASGVTGSLVKGGETSGAVSSGTGRSPGVTESSTVLSGTNGAPNSASSSTVPSGGTGAAGNGTGIDIHSVGSGRIGSVSNEFPRKRGGLPDSGSEAVEGATAAVSTSFSSSRVLGAGASTVSSSAGLLHSTGVPSGTTLRPGNNGSQTGTIATSVLSGNLSPGSDVAGTGSAGNHGIVTITNGLPNGRASTPLISIVGSRSGASNVGVGGVSNNVSHVTIGGGGNNEGSTGGGGTDVLTGHASSASDRVRIGSVGNPDSGIGKPGSSGGSSTVSHTSGVESSAGQGNMAVGGAGGADNIPAAAGRAGSSATGSVTGGLSHGSVGSPGVSTLAGSGLSSVTTGHEEEVGAGSSTNRGSATPTDRLAIRGANIAASAGAGRTATENEVGGEASTTLGMRNNGVAGRPPNLPASGGREAVGGVPSNTGVEMGNVSVGTSNASITNGVPGGNSLPSGIDIVPVVGGGNGAAGGAMGSTSSAGVGPVSGVTASTEAVTDGLHGPIAGASGVALLGTGVGEPRGSMSGAVSGGVVGVHGGFLGSASRDTNAGSSDESARPSLSTSSPGAGIGSGGNGIGREVGAPVGVLSAGRNEGSSGSHGTDSGGGEGLGAGPFSNGVPFRFGGENGGTVNGFGNTGGGMSGGTWNPLSGAYNNMGVGYGNSRFAGGFGNMAGMQPYGGGNFGMGGVYPVRGPPRRNIEIYDDDIFFQD from the exons ATCAAGGACCGATTCTCCCAAGAACTAAAG ACCGGTCACTGCCGAAGAGGATTGTGTCAAGGAACGGGAAGTTACGGAGAGATAAAGCGCATCAAGAGAGGTCTCAGATCCTCTATTGATACTAGTCAGCGGAACAACGGTCATGCTGTCTACACACGCTTGAACAAGACAGCCGGAGCACCAAGTGCGGCAACATTGAGGAGACAGAAGATCGAACGGAGGAGGAGACAGATGTGGTTTGATTGTGATTGTGCTAGTCAAACGGTACTACACAGCGACACGAGTTCTTTACCGCGCGCCTTTGGCAGTGGCAGTCGCGGTAAAAGAGGGAAGCGCCGTAAAGTAGGATGCAGGATAATTTGTATATTCCTTGTAAACCGATACAAGCACGACAGCAGCTGGATCAGCCTTTTTGAAGCTAATTCAAGTTCTGATAGAGGCGGCGTGATTGCAAATGCTTCGACTAGATCGGGCGGAAATGGAACCTTCCATGGACCTACCGGCGGACAGACGGCTGGTGTCTCTAGAAGATTAAGCGCAGCTGGTCTCAGTGCTCACATGAGCGGAATGCATGGCGCAGGTATAGTAGGCAGTGGTGGAATTAGAACCACTAATAACTTAGCCACCGGACCTGCTGGCGTCAGTGTTACTAACGCTGCTACAAGCGGCGGAGGCATGAAAGCTAGCGCTGTCGCACGTAAAGGCAACGGCACAGTAGTGGGCATAGGTACTGTAAAGAACGCTGTGTCTGTAACCGTAATGGCAGGTGCCTCCGTCGGGAACATAAGTCATACCATTAGTAGCGTTTCAGGAGCCGGGAGCGAACGTAATAGACTAGTGGGTGGCGATGCCACTGGTAGTCCTGTTGTAGTCGTTGGAGGTCCTCCTGATACCCGAAAGAACGGAATTAGCAGCAAAGGCACCAATGGCGTTGAAGTAGGCAGCATGCATTTAGGCACTGGATCTGCCGGAATTGTTGGTAATGCAGGAAGAAGCCGTACAATTGCTGGTAATAATAGCGCCGCAACTGGCGGAGCCCCAAGCAGCGTGTCTGCCAGGGGCGTCAGTGGCAGCAGTGTTACAGGGGCTGCAGGTATTGTCAGCACTAACGGGAATACAGTGAGCAGCACGGATTTGTCCGGCAGCAAGACACATAGCCCTGGCGGGGCCAGCGTTGAAAATGACAGTGGAGTAAGGAATACAGGTGTCGGTGTTGTAGGCAGTGGCGCCAGCACAGTGGTAAACACCACATCTCTCCCCGGTAGTGCATTGGGTATCAATAGTGGTGGACTCTCACATGAGAGTGTTCCTAATCATGGCTCAAACGTCGTTAGAGGAGCAGCAAGGTCAACTGTTATAGGAGGCGGTACCGTTAGCACCAACGGATCAGGTCAAGGCGTCGGCTCGTTTGGCAGGGGCGTTGCTGCTAGCGGCGAACCAGCCTTCCCGGTTTCCAAAGGAGCGATGAACGCTAAAGCTATGGAAGGTGGCATGGGAAGTCAAGGAGGCGTCGGAAGCAATAGCAGAGGTATCAGTAATGGTGGTGGGTCTAATGTTCACGGCAATCAGGGAGGCATAAGTGCCAGTGGTGGGATTGTTAATAGCACTGGCGGAAATGCAGCTGTCGCTGGCAGTTCTGCTGGTATTACTGGGATGGAAACTATACGCACCACATTATCAACTACTGGTTCTAGTGTCTCAGCCACTACCGTGACTGAAAGTCGCCGTGTTCTCACCGCTGTCTCTCCAGCTGGTGCTGCCAGCGGTGTTACAGGAAGCTTGGTAAAAGGCGGTGAAACTAGTGGTGCAGTTTCCAGCGGCACGGGAAGGAGTCCCGGGGTAACCGAAAGCAGTACGGTTCTAAGTGGCACTAACGGTGCACCTAATAGTGCTTCCAGCAGCACAGTGCCCAGTGGAGGCACTGGCGCTGCGGGCAATGGCACTGGAATTGACATTCATAGTGTTGGAAGCGGTCGAATAGGAAGTGTCAGCAACGAATTTCCGCGAAAAAGGGGCGGTCTCCCTGATTCCGGCTCTGAAGCAGTTGAAGGAGCAACTGCAGCAGTTTCTACTTCCTTTAGTAGTAGCAGAGTTCTTGGTGCTGGCGCAAGTACCGTGAGTAGCAGTGCGGGCCTACTCCACAGCACTGGAGTACCAAGCGGTACCACTCTAAGACCTGGTAATAATGGCAGTCAAACCGGCACGATCGCAACCAGCGTACTTTCTGGAAATCTCAGTCCTGGTAGTGACGTAGCCGGCACTGGCTCTGCAGGCAATCATGGTATTGTAACTATTACCAACGGCTTACCAAACGGGCGTGCCAGTACCCCTTTGATAAGCATTGTTGGAAGCCGCTCTGGTGCCAGTAATGTGGGTGTCGGCGGTGTTTCCAATAATGTCAGCCATGTGACTATCGGTGGAGGTGGTAATAATGAAGGCTCTACTGGAGGAGGAGGAACCGATGTACTTACTGGCCACGCTAGCAGCGCCAGTGACCGAGTCAGAATTGGCTCTGTAGGCAATCCGGATAGTGGAATTGGTAAACCCGGCTCATCAGGCGGGAGTTCGACTGTATCTCATACATCCGGTGTTGAAAGTAGTGCTGGCCAAGGCAATATGGCTGTCGGAGGGGCTGGCGGTGCAGACAATATTCCGGCCGCTGCGGGAAGAGCCGGCAGTAGCGCGACTGGGTCAGTTACAGGTGGCTTGTCTCACGGCAGCGTCGGTAGCCCTGGCGTAAGCACGCTCGCAGGAAGTGGATTGAGCAGTGTCACCACAGGCCATGAAGAAGAAGTAGGCGCTGGTTCTTCAACCAATAGGGGGAGTGCAACACCTACTGACCGGTTGGCCATTAGAGGAGCAAACATTGCAGCGTCCGCTGGCGCTGGTCGAACTGCAACAGAAAATGAGGTAGGCGGTGAGGCGAGTACCACGTTAGGAATGAGAAACAACGGGGTTGCTGGTCGTCCTCCCAACCTTCCAGCTTCAGGAGGGAGAGAAGCTGTCGGGGGCGTTCCCAGCAACACCGGTGTCGAAATGGGCAACGTCTCTGTCGGCACTAGTAATGCAAGCATAACTAACGGCGTGCCTGGCGGCAACTCCCTTCCTTCTGGCATTGACATCGTTCCAGTTGTTGGAGGAGGAAACGGCGCTGCCGGTGGCGCCATGGGCAGCACTAGCAGCGCAGGAGTTGGCCCGGTTTCTGGCGTCACAGCAAGCACTGAAGCTGTTACAGATGGGCTACATGGTCCTATAGCCGGTGCCTCCGGTGTCGCATTGCTGGGAACTGGTGTGGGTGAACCGAGAGGATCTATGAGCGGCGCTGTTAGCGGAGGCGTTGTGGGAGTCCACGGAGGTTTCCTAGGGAGTGCAAGTCGAGACACTAACGCTGGTTCATCCGACGAGAGCGCTCGTCCATCTCTTTCAACCAGCTCACCAGGAGCTGGCATCGGTAGTGGCGGCAATGGCATTGGCAGAGAAGTGGGCGCACCCGTTGGTGTTCTCAGCGCTGGAAGAAATGAAGGCTCAAGCGGCAGTCATGGTACTGATTCTGGTGGTGGCGAGGGACTCGGCGCGGGACCATTTAGCAATGGCGTGCCATTCAGATTTGGTGGAGAAAATGGTGGAACAGTGAATGGGTTTGGTAACACAGGCGGCGGAATGAGCGGTGGAACATGGAACCCATTAAGTGGCGCGTATAATAACATGGGTGTAGGCTACGGAAACAGTCGATTTGCAGGAGGTTTTGGCAATATGGCGGGTATGCAACCTTATGGTGGTGGAAACTTCGGCATGGGTGGTGTATATCCTGTTAGGGGACCTCCTCGCAGGAACATCGAAATATATGACGACGATATCTTTTTTCAAGACTAA